From the Prochlorococcus sp. MIT 1223 genome, the window TACCCTATCAAGTCTTTCCACTAATACCTTGACAGATAATATCCTGCTGATTTCAGAACAAATAAATTCGCCATCTTTCTTTGCCTTTATATATTCATTAAAACCTTTAATATTTTGATTGACATAAACAGAAGATGGGTAAAATATTTTAACGCCACCATTGTTGATAAATTCTATTGCTATATTTTTAAAACTATCACAATAGATATTTTTAAAATTTAAGTATTTTTCTTGATTAAAAGATCTTGATTCTTCTATTTTAGTTGTAGGAAAATAAAATAGATCACTATAATTATTCTCAAAAAGACTTGAATAATTTTGATCTGTGACATCCAATCTACAATATTTAGATACTGAAGATGAAAGATTAGTATTTATATCTTGGCAAACAAGAGAAGCATCTTTTCTCCCCTTTAAATAGGTAATAGTTACTGTGCCGCCCAATAATCCAATTACCTTAGCAACAAAAGAACCAATACCTCTACTTCCTCCAATTATTAAAACGTTTCTTCCCTTGTAACTATTAAGACCATTTAATCTCGTTTTTATATTCTTAGTAATTATCGAAGAAGGAGACTTAGGGGTAGAAAATGCTTCTATTTTGGCACACAAGTTTTTTCCGATATATTCAATCTTTAATAATCTAAAAATAAGATGAAAATCCTTTATTTGATATCTAGGAATCTGTTTATTTTCAGATTTAATAGAAATCTGACAAGACTTAAATAATGAATTAAGTCCAGGTGTTTGCATACCTACTATATTGGAAAGTGTTGAAATCTCATATATTAAATGTTCCCCAATATTTTGGTAGAGCGCAGGAAAAAGATTGTAGCCAGATTCTATTTCTCCTCCATATATACTTTCAATCGTGGGCCTACTTTTAAAAAACTCTTCGTCTTGATCAAGGGGTTCACATAGTTTCTTAGTGTAATTTAGTGGAAATCCTTTATATTTCGAAGATGGATCTAAAATATTTCCATACTCTATTAAAACAAGTATTTCATCATAATCATTAGAAACTATTATATGATTTTTATTTTCATCCCATAGACACCATGTTTTCTGATTTAAAGTCAGTTGCCTCCTAAAAGTAATTTTATAGAATGAGTGAATATATAAATTCTTTATCACAAACAATTCCAAAGCCCATAGGAATGAATGTATTCCATGAACTAAACACTCACCTGCAATTGTTCTACGAGCTTTAATTGGATTTACATGAATAGGGTTTCTATCTCCACTAAAGGAAGCAAAATTTTCTTGATCTGCAATAGAAAATATTTTAGTTCCAAGGACGTTCTGAGAAGGATTATCCTTCGGTCCTAAAATTCTAAAATCTTTTTCTGGTAGTGCCATATTAGATTGACGCTAACACGAAATCATTAGTTGCTTATAGGTTTTAAGACAAATAGAGACGAGGTTATCCATGAAAAGTTCCTATCAACAGAATATAATACTTGCAGAAACTTAGTGATGCGAGTCAAAAACGGAGAAAGAAGACTTCGCTTTCCCTCAAAAAAAGCATGGCAGGGACTAAGGAGAAAAATTTTCTGAAATCTTTCCAAAAATCCCACAACAGCTTTTTGTATAAAATTAAAACTTAATTAAATTAACAACATCTAGAAAAATAAATCTATACATCTTTTTTAAAGACATTCGGGCTAAAAACGGTTATTTTATGATTGTTTAGTTTAATACTTATAAATGGGGGGATTTCAAAAAGAATTAGATTTGAATTTGAAGTTTTTAGATAACGATATCTATCAAAATCTTTTGCCCATTATAAAAACGATACAGACAGGTGAGGTGAAAATAAATATCTGGGATATACCTTACTCTATTGGTAAATTATCTTATTTAGTTCATAGTCATTATAGATACTATGGGAAATTTCCTTCGGTTGTAGCTGGTCAAATATTAAAGCAATATCCTCCTAAAAACCCAAAAAATGATTTTATGCTCGATAACTTCTGCGGTTCTGGTACTAGCTTAGTTGAGTCTAAATTAAGAGGAATAAATTCTATTGGTATAGATATTAGTTGGTTATCGATATTGGCAAGCAAAGTAAAAGTTTCAGAGGTAAATTTCGAATACTTAGAAGATGAGCTGCAAAATCTAATAAGATCATTTAAAGAAAAAAGTCATTTATTCGAAGACCTCCCTATTGATTATTTCTGCTCAAAGTGGTTCTCAAATAAAGTTGCGTTTGAGTTAACTATCATTAAAGATTACTTAATAGGAATGAACTATAGTCCAGAGAGAGATTTTTTAATAGTAGCCTTTATCGCTATAGTAAGAAGAGTTTCATTAGCTTTTGATGGAGAAGTAAGGCCACATATTAATAGGACAAAACGTCCAAGAGATGTCTTGTCTGCCTATATTAAAAAAACTAATGATATGGTCAAGAATCAAAAGAGTTTTAATGATTTATGTCCTAGTAACACAATAGAAAAAACCTTTTTGGGAGATAATTTAAATCTAAGTAAAATCAAGTACTTACATGATAAAAATATTTATTTAGTTATAAGTCATCCCCCATATCTTAATAGTTTTAATTATAGTCCAGTATACAACCTGGAATTTTATTGGGGAAAATATTTTGAGAATGAATATGTTGACAAAGAAAAAATAAGTTTACACAAAACAGAGCTTAAAGCGCATCCAGCTAATGAAATAATTCAAAACAAATACTTTGAACATTTAAAAAAATGTTATGAAGAAACCTATTCTATTCAGGAGAAAGACGGCAAATTAGCAATTGTAATTGGAGATTGTTCTAGAAATAAAAAACATATTCCTGTTATTAATAGATTAATTGATATAGTTAAGTTAATTGGATACGAATTAGTTGAAATCAACTATAGAACCACCCATTATGGATTAGGTAAGTATGCGTACAATCACAGAGCAGATTATCACGGAAATAATGAAGAGAAAAGAGATGCCATAATTATTTTTAAGAAATAATTTTTAATTGTTTATCTTCAAAAGCTATTTTCTTTACTTTTTTATCTAATAAATCCTCAAATATATAACCCCTTTCATCCTGAATTATTCTCCTAATTATTGTTTGTACACTTTTATCATTCTGTAATTTTTCTTTCGTAATCATTTCCAAGAATTAATCCCCAAATATTTCCTCAAATTCTTTAAAAGCTTTTATTAAAAGTTTATCCGAGATTATTAAATTTTTATCAATACAAGCCTTTATCATTTTTTGACTTTTTATTTCCCAATGTGAAAATTCCGTTAAGACAAGTATACTTAACATTTCTTCCTCATTATGTCTTATATCAAAACTATTAAATCTTTTTTTTCTTACATCCAATGCCACGAAAGAAGCTTGTTTAGCTTTCTCAGGCGTTTGAGGGCCAGAGAGACAATCATTTAATAGGCCCAGGCAATATTCATTCTGTTTTATTGAGATATCAAGTATTTTGCAACTTTTCAAATTATCTTTATAAGACCTTAGACTCTGATCATTTTTTAAAACCTTTGACTCATTTTTATCCGAAAGTGTAAATATTATCCTGTGATTATCTACCAGTTTTTCTTTAATTAATAATTTAGTATTTTCTTCGAATATATTAATTCTTTCTTTATCAATTTTTATATGATATTTATATTTTTGAGCAGAATTCCTTGGGCTAAAATTTATTGTAAAATTTTCATCATAAGGAATTTTATAATAGTTGCTTGTGGTATCTTTTGAAAATTGTTTCTTAAATTTTCCATTTATTGTTTGCTCAACGCCAACTTTTTTACACTCAATAAATCCCAGAATCGTTTCTGTATGACTTATTTCTCCTCCATTTAATATTAATGCTTCTCCATTTATATCAAAATTATTATTCTTGGATATGACAAATTCTACTTTATGACCAGCATCTGAAAACCCAAATAGTTTGGGCTCTATATTTAGTCTTGACTTTAAATTATCATCATAAAGTAATGATCCAAAAGTCAATAGTTCCAACATATCTCCCACTTTCCTGCCAATTTGATGACCAGCTTTTCTGTAAAAAGAAATATATTTAAAAACCTCTGATAAATAAGTCATACTTAATTTTTTAAGAAAATATAGCTGTAAATTTAGTACATAGACTATAAATTTAGTTTTATATAAATTTGATAAGTAGATACTACTATATATATGACTTGAATTTTCTCTGACTGCTTCATAAGTAAATTACAAGCTAAGAGTTGCTATCGGGATTGGTGGCAGAAATGCCTGATAGAGCTTATATGAGAACAATTTTGTTAAATATTGCTAATAATCCCATCACAGAATCTTGTACCCGTAGGTCCTCTCAATGGAGATTGATCTAATAGTAAAGGAAATTCGTCTGAAAAACTGAATTAAGAATGCTGCTGATAGTACCATTGGTGGTTTATAAAATTAAACGCACGAGATCGTTATGCATTATTAGAAGCGTTAGAAAGATTGTGCTCCTGTCATTAAGAAGATATTGAATTTGATTGGTTGAATTATCAAGCTAATAGGGGTAATAATGAATAATTCAAGCACTATCGTTTCTATTCAAATGTTAGGAATGGTAGGAATTAATCTAGATTCACTATAAAGCATATTCTTAAGGAAGAAGAGAAGGTTGTCTCGATTCTTTTTGAGAGTACGATAACTGCGACGGGTATTACTGCCATGATAAAAAAGCTTTACCCAGGATATGAAGCGAAGTTAGTTGATAGAGATAAGATAGTGGTGGAAGAAAATAGATTTTAAATTATAAGGATTATTATATTAGTCATAATTTTACTAAAAATATTTGTACTAAACATTCAGAATTAATCACCATTGATTTCCTTACCGCAAGGTTTCTAAATATTAGACTTTTTAATTATGTTATTATTATTTAAATAAGTGGTAATTCAAGTTTGATTATGGAGAAATTAATTATTTTTGGAAATGGCGAAATTGCAGATTTAGCTAATATTTACTTCAGAGCGCATACACAATACGATATATGTGCCCATGTTGTAGATGATGAATTTGCCATAGAGGAAAGTTTTAATGGATTACCCTTAATAGCTCTAAGTGAAATGGTTAAGAATTATCCACCTTCTGATTACCTGATTCATATAGCACTTTCTTATAGCAAACTAAATGAAAATAGAGATCAAAAGTTCAATTTAATTAAATCATATGGATATTCCTTTGCATCCTATATATCACCTTCTGCTATATATATCCCAGGGACTGTATCATTTGGAAAGAACTGTCTGATATTAGAGAATCAAACAATACAGCCCAACGTCAAAATAAATGATAATGTCATGATATGGTCGGGTAATCATATTGGGCACGGTTCGACAATTTCTAAAAGTACATATATAAGTTCTCATGTGGTTATTTGTGGACATGCTCAAGTAGGGGAAAAATGCTTTATAGGTGTTAATTCTTCAATCAGAGATTTTGTGAGAGTTGGAAAAGAATGCTTTGTGGGGATGAACTGTGCAGTAACATCAAATTTAAGCGATCAATCAATAGTTGTGCCTTCTGCAACTAATCAACAAATTTATCCACGAGATCATAAAATTTCCAAAGCAATACTTCGATCCTTCTTTGGTATTAGATAAAATGAATGATGAAAATAGTTCTAATTCAATATGTCCTAAAATTAAATGGGAAAAGTATGGGTTAATAGCTCACCCCCCTAATACAACATATTGGACAAAGACTCATTGTATGGTACCTACTCCAAGTAATCAAACAAATGAAAGTATAGATATCCTATTTGCTAGCAGAGATAACCTGAACAGGTCAACAATCGGATTTTTTAAATTTAAATTTAATGAACCATTTAGAAAATTAAAATTAGAAAGTAAGGATCCACTTTTAAAACCAGGAAGATTAGGCTCATTTGATGACAATGGAGTTTTACCATCTTCAAGTATTATTATTAAAAACAAAGAGTTTCTTTATTATATTGGATTTAAGCCAGGGGGAACAACAAGAATGGATCTTTTTGGAGGACTTGCAATTAAAAATGATATCGGAAACAACTATACTAGGTATTCAGAATCTCCAATTCTAGAGAGGAATAAGATCAATCCTTTCATTAATACTGCTCCATGGGTAATAAGACATAAAAATCAATTTTACATGTACTATGTGTCTGGAATAGAGTGGGTTAGTAAAGATATTCCTAGATATAATATTCAAATAACTACTTCAATAGATGGAATAAATTGGAATAGAAAAAAGAAATTAGTAGCAATAGATTTAATTCATGGAGAAGATGCACTGGCAAGACCTTATGTTTTTTATGATCGAGAGTTTAAAGTATTTAGGATGTGGTTCTCTGCTAAAGGTAGAGGTTTAACATATAAAAATTATAGAATTTGCTATGCGGAGTCTCTGGATGGTTTTAACTGGAAAAGAAAAGAAGTATTAGATGAAGAAAATTTTAAATCATTAATGGGAATTGATGATGAAATCTGCTGCTATCCTATAATTATAAAAAATAGAAATAAGTATTATATGTTTTACAATGGAAATAACTATGGCAAAGATGGTCTTCTTTTAGCGATTGGGCAAGAATAGTTCCAATATGTTAATTGCTCCTAATGGGCAATATTGCGTGCGATTACATAGAGCTCCAAAGATATAATAATCTACAAGTAACTTAAATAACCAGAGATTATGAAAATATAAATTGGTAAATATAGATAAGGCTGCCAAATAAACAATTCATTTAAATTCCTGGCTATAAGAATAGATACCTGTAACTGAAAAAGCTAAGAGTGCAAAACGTCAAAACCCTCTAATTTACTTTTAGTGACATTTTTGAATATGACTGATCTGCAGATTGGCAGTCTTGACTCAAAAGTTAAACTACCTGAATAACCATCTAATCTTAAGCTTTCAGTACCAAGAGAATTTATTTGCATTTTTTTATTTCTTTCTGGTTCATTATTAAATAATATTCGTATTTTTATCTCTGAAGGAGTTGGATTATTAAACACTAAGTCATAAGTATTTTGAGATTCAAATCTATAAGCAGGGGAATAAAGATGTAAAGTTCTTGTTCTAGCAAGCAATTTACCATTCCTTGAGATCGATCCAAAGTTACCATGAATAGATGATCCCACAGATGAGGAGAGGTTCGGATAATAAATGCAATAACCTCTATTCTGTTCACAGACTAAATTATTAATTTGGAACTTTTCTTTTACTAGATCATAAAGACTGTTTTTGGATTCGACGTAGTGAATAAATGAGCTGTAAGATGAAGAGTTTGGAGGTCCACTTAATATTATTCGACTGAAAAAATCATCGCTAGTATATTTCTCCTCCCAAAGGAAATCACCTTTCTCTGAGAAAAATTTAAAACAATGAGTAACCTTTTCTCTGCTTCCTAATAATAATGCCCTAATATTTTCAGCAATGAACTCAGTTTTTGCAATATAAGGGTTCCACGCAAAGAAATCTGAAATACTACTTGGGAGAACTATAGAACTTTTTAGGCTGTAGGGGGCAGATGCTCGATTATAAATATTAGAAATCAAACCTAAAGCAGGGACTGGGAGAATCTGTTTAATAAAAGCCTTGAGGTTTATAGCCATCTTTTCTTCAATAGCTTAACTATGCTATTCCTTTCCCTACCCCATAGTAATTCACTTGGAGGGTGAGTATGCTCAAGAGATAGTTGATTGTTTTTGACATCTACACTCAAAAATACGGGAATAAATGTACAGCTTTTGCATTGAATGAACAATATTTCATAGATTTTTTCTGATCCTAAGGCATTATTTATATCTTTAAGATTTAAAATTGTAAAGCTATTTTGGCGAGCTTTCCAATGCAAAATGTTATCTTTTTTATTAGGGTTATAAATCTCCAAATCAACTTCTGATTGTTTTTCTGAATCGCGATTTAAATTCATAAGTACTAAAAAACTTTCGGTATTTTCATGCTTGTAAAACCTCTCTTTTAGAGCATCGAAAGACCAAAAGCTACCTTTATTGAAATTAGACATAACACATGGATATTCTCCTTGAAATGAAGTTGTTGCTCCTCTGAAATGGTAGTTAAGAGATACTCTCTCAGCTACTGGGGATGAATCAACACGCAATGAGTCTGGTTTAGGCAGATATCGAGCTGATTTTGGGAAAGAATTCTCATATCTAACAAGGGAAATAACCATTTGATCTGGTAATGCCTTTATAGAATTGCGTTCAATATCACAAAATGCTCCATATTTACACTCTTTAATTGAAATTAACTCCCAATTTTCCGCTTGAAGCTTATATGTTCCTATATATGTTGATCTAGCCTGGACTTTCGATTGATTTGCTTCTCTTAAATTATTAGGAAGATTCAATAATGTTGTTGAAGAGTCAATTCTTTTATCGAGTGCATTTGATGTTATTGAGGGGAGCAGTGGGAAATATGATGACATCTCACTTCCTAAAGATATGGTTGTAAGTAGTTGAGAATTTTGAGTCGTCACATAATGCTGAGTGTGTTTTTTTGACAAGGTTAAATCCGCAGTCTTCAATCATTAATATTGAGGACTGATAATCTGATCTTGTTTCGTCTAACTCAATCAGCAATGACTTAAATGTTCCCATCATCAATGTTTTACTTGCTCCTCTCAAGATGCGGTTTTCATTTCCGTCGACATCAATTTTTATATGATTAACATTAGGAGCTAATTCTGAGATGCAATTGTCAAGCGTGTCTCCAAAGCAACCTTGGGAATAAGCAGGTTTGAAAACATTTTCAAACTGGTCTTCCTGATTATCAAAACTACTTAATGCTCCTCCCCATTGCATCTTTTGTAAGTTTAATTCAGAGAAGCCTTTTTTATCATGTAAAGCTATCAAAAAAGCTTTTACTAAGTTTCCAAGTTTATTTATTCTGATGTTCATATTTAATAGTGCAAAATTGAGGGCATCAGGCTCAATACAGATTGTTTGAATGCCTTTGGTAGCTGCATACAAGCTATAAATCCCAATATTTGCTCCTATATCAAGAAAAATATCTTCACTATCGAATGAGTCTATCCAATCAATAGTTTCAGGCTCTTTGAACAAAAAGCTAGAAGCTCTAAATCTACAAATCTCTCCATAATCATAGATTTCGAAAAGTTTACGATTATCTTTACTCAAAACAGCTTTCGTTTTTGATAGACGTTTATCTGTAACTCTTGCCCATTTTCTTTTAAGCCTGCCAATTATTTTACTAATAAGAACATTTGGCATTAGTAAATTATTCAAAGGAAACCTTTTACTACTTACCATTTAAAATATTTATTAGAATAAAAATTAGCGCAGAATCGCTATAGAGTCGACATATCTTTGCAATGAGATGGTCATATTTTAACTATTGGTTTAGCTTCCGGGAGAACTTCAACCAGTAAATATAGTAATGAGCTGGGTTAATGTACCTAAAAAAGAAAGGATCTGTACTGCAAGGGGCAATGATCCGATAGCTATTTAAAGGTACCTGACATTTTTAAATCCCCAACATAATTTTTGATCTATAAAACTAACTCTTAGAAAATTAAGTTTTAAAATCTAAATTCCTCTGCAAATTTGCATTAACTATAATTGTTATAGAGATCATTCAAAAGATGAATTTCAAAGCATTAGTTGGATCAGTTGCTCTTGCAGCCTTGTCAGCTCTCACATTGCCTGTTGCAAAAGCAGATTATTTTGTAAGTCCTGGAAATAGTTATACCAATATCGGAGGAACCACTTATGGCTCTGATGGTTCCACCCAAACAAGAATTGGTGGCACCACTTATCACAGCAATGGAAATAGTTATACCAATATTGGAGGTACCACTTATGGCTCTGATGGTTCAAGTTATACAACTATTGGAGGAACAACTTATGGTTCCGATGGTTCGTCGTCTACCAAAATTGGCGGGACAACTTATTTCAGCGATGGGACAAGCTGTTCAACTATAGGCGGAACTACTTATTGCAATTAGCTATTTCAACGGAGAGGGTGTCCTTAGAACAAGTTCAGTATGACCAGTCCTGAACGTCTATGAACAGTTGTTTTCAGATTCCTTGAATAAAACCTGAACATAAACCAGAAAAATATTTTCTCAGGCGGAAGAATCTATACTTTTTTATCTGATTCTTTCGTAAACAATAAAAGCATGGGGATCAAATTTAAATATGGAATAATCAGGAAAAATACCAAATAAAAGGATTTATTTATATCCCTAAGTCTTCTTATTGAAAGTGATAGATATGCAATCAATGCTCCCAGAATATAAAGCGAACTTAATGCACTAAATCCCTTATTTACAAAACCAGAAAAATAAATTAGTGATGGTATTCCAACCATATTTGATAGCACTATAGGTATAAAACCTAAGAAAAATAAACAAAAATAAATTAAGGTTGATATTAATAGAAAAGACCAGAATTCCTTCCTTTTAGATATTCCTTTGAAATCAAATGCGCGCTTCCAAGAGATAGAAAATGAATCTATTATCTCATTAAATTTAATGTGATTTATAATCTGTCCATCGCTACCTCTTAGTGATGGTTTTATAACCCAATATAAATTAATTAGGGGACCTAGAGGAATCAAGTCTAGTAGGATCCAATATCCTGACCTTCCCATATCACGAAGTCTGCGGACCCCTAAAGATGTTTTTGGAAAAATTCGAGCAATCCAATATATAACACCTATTATCAATAAAGAAGTTGCAAATATATTACCTTTTTCTGAGATTGCTAATGAACCAGTAAAGAGACCTAAGACCAATATAAAAAGCATGACTTCCGCTAAAACAAAATACCAAAAATTCTTTCTGCTTGTAACACCTTTATAATCAAATGAATCTCTCCATCCTGAGATGAATGAAATAAGTATATCCATAAATTAAAAGTAACACTAACTACCAGTATTAATTCTAACTCTGAAATCTTCTAGAAAAGAAATTAACTTCATCCAGAAAACTTGTCGTAACTATCCAGAACACCTAATTTCATATTCTGAACTGTCCTGAATACTTCTGGATTAGTCTTTCCTATAAAAACCTCTTTGTTAGGAGCATTTTTAGGGTCACCATGACTACTCAGGATTATTCCTGATCATTTGAAAATACGGAGAGGGTGTCCGTTGAGTTAGGTCCTAGAGACCAGTGGTGATCACGCCTGAACAACTCTTTTAAGCAAAACGAAGAAATATCCCCATCACATCCCCATCACATTTTTAGGTTTGCAAGCAGCTCTGTCTACTT encodes:
- a CDS encoding MaoC/PaaZ C-terminal domain-containing protein, whose protein sequence is MALPEKDFRILGPKDNPSQNVLGTKIFSIADQENFASFSGDRNPIHVNPIKARRTIAGECLVHGIHSFLWALELFVIKNLYIHSFYKITFRRQLTLNQKTWCLWDENKNHIIVSNDYDEILVLIEYGNILDPSSKYKGFPLNYTKKLCEPLDQDEEFFKSRPTIESIYGGEIESGYNLFPALYQNIGEHLIYEISTLSNIVGMQTPGLNSLFKSCQISIKSENKQIPRYQIKDFHLIFRLLKIEYIGKNLCAKIEAFSTPKSPSSIITKNIKTRLNGLNSYKGRNVLIIGGSRGIGSFVAKVIGLLGGTVTITYLKGRKDASLVCQDINTNLSSSVSKYCRLDVTDQNYSSLFENNYSDLFYFPTTKIEESRSFNQEKYLNFKNIYCDSFKNIAIEFINNGGVKIFYPSSVYVNQNIKGFNEYIKAKKDGEFICSEISRILSVKVLVERLDRVKTDQTLTLIPAKLLDPYDVAIDIVFKMI
- a CDS encoding DNA methyltransferase, whose amino-acid sequence is MGGFQKELDLNLKFLDNDIYQNLLPIIKTIQTGEVKINIWDIPYSIGKLSYLVHSHYRYYGKFPSVVAGQILKQYPPKNPKNDFMLDNFCGSGTSLVESKLRGINSIGIDISWLSILASKVKVSEVNFEYLEDELQNLIRSFKEKSHLFEDLPIDYFCSKWFSNKVAFELTIIKDYLIGMNYSPERDFLIVAFIAIVRRVSLAFDGEVRPHINRTKRPRDVLSAYIKKTNDMVKNQKSFNDLCPSNTIEKTFLGDNLNLSKIKYLHDKNIYLVISHPPYLNSFNYSPVYNLEFYWGKYFENEYVDKEKISLHKTELKAHPANEIIQNKYFEHLKKCYEETYSIQEKDGKLAIVIGDCSRNKKHIPVINRLIDIVKLIGYELVEINYRTTHYGLGKYAYNHRADYHGNNEEKRDAIIIFKK
- a CDS encoding acetyltransferase produces the protein MEKLIIFGNGEIADLANIYFRAHTQYDICAHVVDDEFAIEESFNGLPLIALSEMVKNYPPSDYLIHIALSYSKLNENRDQKFNLIKSYGYSFASYISPSAIYIPGTVSFGKNCLILENQTIQPNVKINDNVMIWSGNHIGHGSTISKSTYISSHVVICGHAQVGEKCFIGVNSSIRDFVRVGKECFVGMNCAVTSNLSDQSIVVPSATNQQIYPRDHKISKAILRSFFGIR
- a CDS encoding FkbM family methyltransferase; its protein translation is MPNVLISKIIGRLKRKWARVTDKRLSKTKAVLSKDNRKLFEIYDYGEICRFRASSFLFKEPETIDWIDSFDSEDIFLDIGANIGIYSLYAATKGIQTICIEPDALNFALLNMNIRINKLGNLVKAFLIALHDKKGFSELNLQKMQWGGALSSFDNQEDQFENVFKPAYSQGCFGDTLDNCISELAPNVNHIKIDVDGNENRILRGASKTLMMGTFKSLLIELDETRSDYQSSILMIEDCGFNLVKKTHSALCDDSKFSTTYNHIFRK
- a CDS encoding DUF805 domain-containing protein, giving the protein MDILISFISGWRDSFDYKGVTSRKNFWYFVLAEVMLFILVLGLFTGSLAISEKGNIFATSLLIIGVIYWIARIFPKTSLGVRRLRDMGRSGYWILLDLIPLGPLINLYWVIKPSLRGSDGQIINHIKFNEIIDSFSISWKRAFDFKGISKRKEFWSFLLISTLIYFCLFFLGFIPIVLSNMVGIPSLIYFSGFVNKGFSALSSLYILGALIAYLSLSIRRLRDINKSFYLVFFLIIPYLNLIPMLLLFTKESDKKV